The bacterium genome includes the window ATTTTTTCTGACTCCACCGCATCGAATGGAGCGGAGCCCAGCCCATCAAAAGATTTGTATAGTAGCTTTCACTGTAAGCGGGCAGGTTCTTTTTCACTCCCTTGGTCAACGGCAACAGACTTTCGCCGGCAAAACCGGTCTGCTTGGGCAAACCTGCGAGTTCCACAAGTGTCGGAGCCACATCGACAAGCCGCACCTGGTTCGCGATTCTCTGCGCGGTTAAACCGGGCGCATGGATAAGGAACGGTACCTTCAGCGTGGCATCGTACAGGAAAACACCGTGATTGTCTTCGCCATGCTCCCCAAGCGACTCTCCATGATCGGAAAGCAATACGATGATTGTAGAGTCCATCAGCTTTTTGTCTTTTAGAAACTGAAGAATCTCACCAACGACTTTGTCTGTGTATGCAATTTCGCCGTCATAAGTTTGCGGATAACCGGAAGGGGGATTAAAGCCAAAGTGCGGATCAAAAAAATGCAGAAAAGTGAACCAGGGACCTTTTTGCGACTCGATCCATTTCCTGCCGAGCTTCCAAACAGTTTCGGCTCTTCGCTCCACATGCCGGTTGATCTCAGGGTCGTGTCCCTGACCGATTTGATCTTCGTAGTACTGGAATCCCTGATAAATTCCAAAACCGGAATCGAGTGAAAAGGAACCGATCACACCGCCCGTGTTGAATCCGTTCTGCTGAAAAATTTCTGCAAGTGTTTTGAAGCTTCCGGCAAGAACAAAGTTCTCATTGTTGCGAACTCCATGTTGATCAGGGTAAAGCCCGGTAAAAATAGTGGAGTGCGAGGGTAGAGTCAGTGGCACCTGAGAAATTGTGTTTTCGAACAGCATCGATTCTGAAGCCAGCGTATCGATGGCCGGCGTCTTTGTTCTGTAACCGTAGCATCCGAGATGATCCGCGCGAAGGGTATCGATGGAGATGAGGAGTACGTTCGATTTCGCTGCGAAAAGAGGAACGGGGAGTGTGAAGAGCAAAACGAAGCGGGAGACTGTCCAAAAAGTCAGTTGGAGCGCGGACTTCCAGTCCGCAAAAACATGGTAGCTCGACGAGTTCATTGCGGGCAGGGATGCCTGCGCTCCCACTAACTCGCCGCAATTCTTGACTTTTTGGACAGTCTCGCGGGCGAGTCGCCCGCACCACTTTGTTTTCATTGCAGGTCTTTCAGACGACGCGACGCTTGTTCCTTCCAATCCGGAGGAGTGGTTGGCGAATTCTGCACTTCCCGATAAAGGGCGATCGCCTCGGACTTTTTCCCTTGCTTCGAATACAGTAGAGCCAGATTCATTTTGGTTTGCGGATCAGAGCCGTCAACCAGCAATGCCGTCTTCAGTTTGGCCTCACTCGTAGTCAAATCCCCCTGTGTAAACAGACAGGTTGCCACACCGTTGAGGGCTTGAAGATTCTTCGGATCCGATTTTAGAACGAAGTCGAATTGTTCTCGCGCCGACCCGGCTTTCTCCGTCTGCAAGTAAATGTTCCCCAGATCGATCCGCAAATCGTCGTCTCGTGGATCAATTTTCAAAGCGGTCAACAGATTTTCAGCGGCGCGATCCAGATTCCCAAGAGCAACATCGGCGTGCGCAAGAAGGATCCACGCATCGGCGTTACTCTGTTCCAGTTTCCGTAGTATGTCTGCCCAGCGCTTCGCTTCTGTCGCCTCCCCTGTTTTGAGGCAAATCCGCGCCATCCTGTAAAGTGCAAGCGAATTTTTCGAATCCTGTTTAAGAACTCTGGCTAAAATGCTTTTTGCTTCTTTCAATCGATTCGCTTCAGCGTATTTCTGCGCCAGAAATCCAAGAATCATCGGATTATCCGGATCGTTCTTTTGCGCCTGCTCCAAAATTGCAACGGATTCCGTGGAATTCGTTTTTTCCAGATCCACTGCCTTTTCTATCTGGTTCCAGACTGCTATCCGATCCTTGGGATCGATGGTGGAGGTCTTGTTCGTCGATCCTCCGCTAATGTATCCAAGTGAAGCGAGTTTTTCTGCCATCTCAGGAGAGATAGTAGCGCGGGCGTCTCGCCTGCGCATGTCCGGAATCTGCGATTGCATTTTTTTTGCAATATCCTTCTTGCTCGCATATAGATTCACTTTCTCACCCGGATCCGAGCGCAAATCGTATAGCTCCGGTTTTGGCGCCTGAATGAACTTCCATTCATCATTACGAATCGCCAAAAGCCCGCTCCATCCCAGCTCCAGCTGAGGAAACATCGATTCCAGAAATGCCGATTGGCCCGCATTTTTCGGCAACAAAACGCCATCTAAATTGGAAGGGGCCTGCACTTTTAGAATGCTGAGAATCGTGGGAAGAAAATCGATTATGCGAACCTGTCGTTTGATTCTTTCCGCAGTAATTCCAGGACCTTGAATCCAGAAAGGAACCTTCATTGTGCTGTCATACACAAAGATTCGATGGGTCCACTCGCCATGCTCTCCCAGACTCTCACCGTGATCACCGGCCACTGCAATCACAGGCTGATATTGCTGGAATTTGCGCAGCAAAACGCCGACTTGCCGGTCTACAAACTCAATTTCGCCGTGGTAACCGTTGTGCAAATAGGGTGCATGCGGATCATAAAAATGGACCCATAAAAAAAACGGGCGTACGATTTTCGTTTGCAGAACCGCGTTTACCACCGCATCAGCGCCGCGCTCCGATCGAAAATCCAGTGAGCGATTTTTCTCCCTCGGAAAAAGATCATCGTAAACATCGAATCCCTGGTTCAACCCGAAACGATGCTCCAGCGGAAATCCACCGACAAATGCGTAAGTGTGATAACCTTTCGCGCGAAGAATCTCTGCGAGAGTGAGCTCTTTCGAATCCACAACACCGGCGTTATCGCGAATTCCATGACGAATAGGATATCGTCCGGTCATGAGAGATGTATGGGACGGCAAAGTGAGCGGCGCCGGGCAAATTGCATTTTCGAAAAACAGACTTTTCCGCGCAAGGGAGTCCAGATTCGGAGTGCGGATGGTCTGATTTCCGTAGGAACCCAGATGATCCGCCCGCAGTGTATCGATTGTAATCAGAAGTAAATCTGGCTTCTCAGCCGCATTCAACAAAACAGGAATGAGGAGTAAAACAAGTGTAAACCGGTACACAAAACAATTTTAACATTTTAAACCGCCAAGGCGCCAAGCTAAGAACCATCAAAAATCCTTGGCGCCTTGGCGTCTTGGCGGTTTACTTTTACCAGTTCAGTTTGATGCCGAATTGCACCTGCAACGGATCAAAAACTTCCGACGCCGTTGCAAAACCATCCACAGACTTGCCAACATCATCAGGAGTGACGATTCGATTCACAGAAGCCGGACGGAAGTTGAAATTTGTACGGTTGAACAAATTAAAGATTTCCCCGATCAACTCCAGCCGGTAGCGTTCGCCAAAATCGATATTTTTCGCAACGCGCAAATCTACCTGGAAAAAGGATTCGCCACGACCAAAGTTCCTGGGCATATTCCCCGGACGGTCGGGTGGCGGGAATCCAAAAGTATCATTGGGACCCAAATCGGGCCGGTCGTTACAACAAAAACCATCGCCGTTGTGGTTTTCGTTTATGCGGAAATTGATCGGAATCCCGGACGCAGCACGAATTATCGTACTAACCTGAAATTGCTTTGGCAGTTCATAGACTCCACCAAAAGAAAATACATGACGTTGATCGTGCGTACCAGGGCCCTTTTCTGCATCCAGGTTCGACTGATCGTTGGGCTCAGAGATGCTAAAGAAGTCGCCCGCGTCTTCCTCAACTTTCGAAAGTGTGTAAGAAGTCGTGAACATGAATTTGTTGCTTAAGCGCTTCTGCAAATTCAGTTGAAGGGCATGATACCAGGAGCCCGCATCGGTAAGCAGTAGTCTGACCCGCCCGTATTGAGGAAAGGGCGGCGTAAAATTCGGATCATCTATGTCCAATGGAGCATTCAGATTCCGTTCGCGGGTAAGATTCTGTCCCCGAACAAACACATAGTCAGCGTTGATCACAAAATCCCGTGCAAGTTCTTGCTGGAAT containing:
- a CDS encoding sulfatase-like hydrolase/transferase, whose amino-acid sequence is MKTKWCGRLARETVQKVKNCGELVGAQASLPAMNSSSYHVFADWKSALQLTFWTVSRFVLLFTLPVPLFAAKSNVLLISIDTLRADHLGCYGYRTKTPAIDTLASESMLFENTISQVPLTLPSHSTIFTGLYPDQHGVRNNENFVLAGSFKTLAEIFQQNGFNTGGVIGSFSLDSGFGIYQGFQYYEDQIGQGHDPEINRHVERRAETVWKLGRKWIESQKGPWFTFLHFFDPHFGFNPPSGYPQTYDGEIAYTDKVVGEILQFLKDKKLMDSTIIVLLSDHGESLGEHGEDNHGVFLYDATLKVPFLIHAPGLTAQRIANQVRLVDVAPTLVELAGLPKQTGFAGESLLPLTKGVKKNLPAYSESYYTNLLMGWAPLHSMRWSQKKWIDAPKPELYDLERDPRELKNIYSSSAISSGLRSELQKHLKRNPSQTQQQPDPETQEKLASLGYVTGGSPHSGVSRFDPKDGIALWIEIESAVRSAQLSQWAEAEKSFRNVLTKQPDNVIATKFLANVLRKQGKNDEAITLMQSALKSNFHQTETRFHLAETYLDTKQYSEALSQASAILKEEPENMRALAMAAWLQSQLQKDQEALQTYKKLASLRKLNEKEALDAAAIQLTSRNNQEAEKYFRMALQANPKSTAAWKGLALILASKQQWEESLEAFLKAGDCESIKKFLQRVEIASPRIEAVRAKCP
- a CDS encoding sulfatase-like hydrolase/transferase; translated protein: MYRFTLVLLLIPVLLNAAEKPDLLLITIDTLRADHLGSYGNQTIRTPNLDSLARKSLFFENAICPAPLTLPSHTSLMTGRYPIRHGIRDNAGVVDSKELTLAEILRAKGYHTYAFVGGFPLEHRFGLNQGFDVYDDLFPREKNRSLDFRSERGADAVVNAVLQTKIVRPFFLWVHFYDPHAPYLHNGYHGEIEFVDRQVGVLLRKFQQYQPVIAVAGDHGESLGEHGEWTHRIFVYDSTMKVPFWIQGPGITAERIKRQVRIIDFLPTILSILKVQAPSNLDGVLLPKNAGQSAFLESMFPQLELGWSGLLAIRNDEWKFIQAPKPELYDLRSDPGEKVNLYASKKDIAKKMQSQIPDMRRRDARATISPEMAEKLASLGYISGGSTNKTSTIDPKDRIAVWNQIEKAVDLEKTNSTESVAILEQAQKNDPDNPMILGFLAQKYAEANRLKEAKSILARVLKQDSKNSLALYRMARICLKTGEATEAKRWADILRKLEQSNADAWILLAHADVALGNLDRAAENLLTALKIDPRDDDLRIDLGNIYLQTEKAGSAREQFDFVLKSDPKNLQALNGVATCLFTQGDLTTSEAKLKTALLVDGSDPQTKMNLALLYSKQGKKSEAIALYREVQNSPTTPPDWKEQASRRLKDLQ